The proteins below are encoded in one region of Streptomyces marianii:
- a CDS encoding bifunctional cytidylyltransferase/SDR family oxidoreductase, whose translation MSVPHEAKPRTTAVVLAGGTGQRVGLAIPKQLLKIAGKAVIEHTLSIFEQAEAIDDVIVLMAPGFVPDVERIIAKAGLTKVRRVIEGGATRNETTERAIEALSEGLAEGEDANVLFHDAVRPLLSQRVIADCVSALARYQAVDVAIPSADTIIVTRTHGEDGEFITDVPDRSRLRRGQTPQAFKLSTIRRAYEIAAGDPNFQATDDCSVVLRYLPDVPIYVVAGDEYNMKVTQPVDVFIADKLFQLASTAAPRQADEAAYRELLAGRTLVVFGGSYGIGADIAALAEEYGAKVYALGRSTTGTHVENPEHVDDALSQAYAETGRVDYVINTAGVLRIGKLAETDNATIQEALNVNYLAPVQIARASYKYLAESKGQLLLYTSSSYTRGRAEYSLYSSTKAAMVNLTQALSDEWAAEGIRVNCVNPERTATPMRTKAFGQEPAGSLLSSEAVARTSLDVLLSELTGHVIDVRQQDPTRGASEASGFEQALASVLDRQEDV comes from the coding sequence GTGTCCGTGCCGCACGAAGCCAAGCCCCGCACCACAGCAGTCGTGCTCGCCGGTGGTACCGGCCAGCGGGTGGGGCTCGCGATCCCCAAGCAGCTGCTGAAGATCGCCGGCAAGGCAGTCATCGAGCACACGCTGTCGATCTTCGAGCAGGCCGAGGCGATCGACGATGTGATCGTGCTGATGGCGCCGGGTTTCGTGCCCGACGTGGAGAGGATCATCGCGAAGGCGGGGCTGACCAAGGTCCGCCGGGTGATCGAGGGCGGCGCCACCCGGAACGAGACCACCGAGCGCGCGATCGAGGCCCTCAGCGAAGGCCTCGCGGAGGGCGAGGACGCCAATGTCCTCTTCCATGACGCGGTGCGTCCGCTTCTGTCACAGCGAGTGATCGCGGACTGTGTCAGCGCCCTCGCCCGCTACCAGGCCGTCGACGTCGCCATCCCCTCCGCCGACACCATCATCGTGACCCGCACCCACGGCGAGGACGGCGAGTTCATCACCGACGTGCCGGACCGCTCGCGGCTGCGCCGCGGCCAGACCCCGCAGGCGTTCAAGCTCTCCACGATCCGCCGGGCGTACGAGATCGCCGCGGGTGACCCGAACTTCCAGGCGACCGACGACTGCAGCGTCGTGCTCAGGTACCTCCCGGACGTGCCGATCTACGTCGTCGCGGGTGACGAGTACAACATGAAGGTGACGCAGCCGGTCGATGTCTTCATCGCCGACAAGCTGTTCCAGCTCGCCTCCACCGCCGCGCCGCGCCAGGCCGACGAGGCCGCGTACCGCGAGCTGCTGGCCGGCAGGACCCTGGTCGTCTTCGGCGGTTCGTACGGCATCGGCGCGGACATCGCCGCCCTCGCCGAGGAGTACGGCGCGAAGGTCTACGCACTGGGTCGCTCCACCACCGGCACCCACGTGGAGAACCCGGAGCACGTGGACGACGCCCTCTCCCAGGCGTACGCGGAGACCGGGCGCGTCGACTACGTCATCAACACCGCGGGAGTGCTGCGCATCGGCAAGCTCGCCGAGACCGACAACGCGACCATTCAGGAAGCGCTGAACGTCAATTACCTGGCACCCGTCCAGATTGCCCGTGCCTCTTACAAGTATTTGGCGGAATCCAAGGGGCAGCTGCTCCTCTACACCTCTTCCAGCTACACCCGGGGTCGCGCCGAATACAGCCTTTACTCGTCGACCAAGGCGGCTATGGTGAATCTCACCCAGGCTCTCTCCGACGAATGGGCGGCCGAGGGAATCCGGGTGAATTGCGTCAATCCCGAGCGCACGGCCACGCCCATGCGCACCAAGGCGTTCGGCCAGGAGCCGGCCGGCTCGCTGCTGTCCTCCGAGGCCGTTGCCCGGACCTCGCTGGATGTGCTGCTCTCCGAGTTGACCGGCCACGTCATCGACGTACGCCAGCAGGACCCGACCCGCGGGGCGAGCGAGGCCTCCGGGTTCGAGCAGGCTCTGGCGTCCGTGCTGGACCGCCAGGAGGATGTGTAA
- the proB gene encoding glutamate 5-kinase: MTEARRVVVKVGSSSLTTASGGLDADRVDALVDVLAKVRSGGEKEIVLVSSGAIAAGLAPLGLARRPKGLARQQAAASVGQGLLVARYTASFARYGVRVGQVLLTTDDTSRRAHYRNAYRTLDQLLAMGAVPVVNENDTVATDEIRFGDNDRLAALVAHLVRADLLVLLSDVDGLYDGDPGKPGTSRIEEVRGPADLAGVEIGSAGRAGVGTGGMVTKVEAARIAAAAGVPVVLTSASRAADALAGRDTGTYFRCTGRRSADRLLWLAHASTPRGALTLDDGAVQAVVEGRKSLLPAGIAAVDGEFTAGDPVELRDADGRAVARGLVNFDSKELPLLLGRSTRDLARELGPAYEREVVHRDDLVVLNP; this comes from the coding sequence GTGACGGAAGCACGCAGGGTTGTCGTCAAGGTGGGTTCGTCCTCACTCACCACGGCCTCCGGGGGACTCGACGCCGACCGGGTGGACGCCCTCGTGGACGTGCTGGCCAAGGTCCGCAGCGGCGGCGAGAAGGAGATAGTGCTCGTCTCCAGCGGCGCCATCGCCGCCGGACTCGCCCCCCTCGGGCTGGCCCGCCGCCCCAAGGGCCTGGCCCGGCAGCAGGCCGCCGCAAGCGTCGGCCAGGGACTGCTCGTAGCCCGCTACACCGCCTCCTTCGCCCGCTACGGCGTCCGCGTCGGGCAGGTGCTCCTCACCACCGACGACACCAGCCGCCGCGCCCACTACCGCAACGCCTACCGCACCCTCGACCAGTTGCTCGCCATGGGAGCCGTTCCGGTCGTCAACGAGAACGACACGGTCGCCACCGACGAGATCCGCTTCGGTGACAACGACCGGCTCGCGGCCCTCGTCGCGCACCTCGTCCGCGCCGATCTGCTGGTCCTGCTGTCCGACGTGGACGGTCTCTACGACGGTGACCCCGGCAAGCCCGGCACGTCCCGGATCGAGGAGGTCCGAGGCCCCGCCGATCTGGCGGGCGTGGAGATCGGCTCGGCGGGCAGGGCCGGCGTCGGCACCGGGGGCATGGTCACCAAGGTCGAGGCGGCACGGATCGCGGCCGCGGCCGGCGTCCCGGTCGTCCTCACCTCCGCGTCCCGCGCCGCCGACGCCCTCGCCGGGCGCGACACCGGCACCTACTTCCGCTGCACCGGGCGGCGTTCCGCCGACCGGTTGCTCTGGCTCGCCCACGCCTCCACCCCGCGGGGCGCGCTCACCCTCGACGACGGAGCGGTCCAGGCCGTCGTCGAGGGCAGGAAGTCACTGCTGCCCGCCGGAATCGCCGCCGTGGACGGCGAGTTCACCGCCGGGGACCCGGTGGAGCTGCGCGACGCCGACGGCAGGGCGGTGGCCCGCGGACTGGTCAACTTCGACTCCAAGGAACTCCCGCTCCTCCTCGGCCGCTCCACCCGCGACCTCGCCAGAGAACTCGGCCCCGCCTACGAGCGAGAGGTCGTACACAGGGACGATCTCGTTGTCCTGAACCCCTGA
- a CDS encoding glutamate-5-semialdehyde dehydrogenase, whose product MTSLSPYDNLTPVIRAAYRARSAAADIAPLPRAVKDDALLAIADALEVRTSEIVEANAEDIARAREAGTSEAIIDRLTLTPERVRAIAADVRHVAALPDPVGEIVRGSTLPNGIDLRQVRVPLGVVGIIYEARPNVTVDAAALCLKSGNAVLLRGSSSAYSSNSALVRVLRDAVGGSGLPADAVQLVPGESRDSVRELMRARGLVDVLIPRGGASLIRTVVEESTVPVIETGTGNCHVYVDAEADLDMAVEILINSKAQRPSVCNAAETLLVHQDIAGTFLPRALDALAEAGVTVHADERTLALAEGSKATVVPATAEDWETEYLSYDIAAAVVDSLDKAVEHIRLWSSGHTEAIVTTSQAAARRFTRLVDSTTVAVNASTRFTDGGQFGFGAEIGISTQKLHARGPMGLPELTSTKYIVTGDGHTR is encoded by the coding sequence ATGACCTCGCTTTCGCCGTACGACAACCTGACCCCGGTCATCCGGGCCGCCTACCGGGCCCGCTCCGCAGCCGCCGACATTGCGCCACTTCCGCGCGCGGTCAAGGACGACGCCCTGCTGGCGATCGCCGACGCCCTCGAGGTCCGGACGAGCGAGATCGTCGAGGCCAACGCCGAGGACATCGCCCGCGCCCGGGAAGCCGGCACGAGCGAGGCGATCATCGACAGGCTCACCCTCACCCCGGAGCGGGTCCGGGCCATCGCCGCCGACGTGCGGCACGTCGCCGCGCTGCCCGACCCGGTCGGCGAGATCGTCCGCGGCTCGACCCTCCCCAACGGGATCGACCTCCGCCAGGTCCGCGTCCCCCTCGGCGTGGTCGGCATCATCTACGAGGCCCGGCCGAACGTGACGGTGGACGCCGCCGCGCTCTGCCTGAAGTCCGGAAACGCCGTGCTGCTGCGCGGCTCCTCCTCCGCCTACTCCTCCAACTCGGCCCTCGTGAGGGTCCTGAGGGACGCCGTCGGAGGCTCCGGGCTGCCGGCGGACGCCGTGCAACTCGTCCCGGGTGAGAGCCGCGACTCCGTACGGGAACTGATGCGCGCCCGCGGTCTCGTCGACGTCCTCATCCCGCGGGGCGGGGCCTCCCTGATCCGGACCGTGGTCGAGGAGTCCACCGTGCCGGTCATCGAGACCGGCACCGGAAACTGCCACGTCTACGTCGACGCCGAGGCCGACCTCGACATGGCCGTCGAGATCCTGATCAACTCCAAGGCCCAGCGGCCCAGCGTCTGCAACGCCGCCGAGACCCTCCTCGTGCACCAGGACATCGCGGGGACGTTCCTGCCCCGGGCCCTGGACGCACTCGCGGAGGCCGGCGTCACGGTCCACGCCGACGAGCGCACCCTCGCCCTCGCCGAGGGCTCCAAGGCCACGGTCGTGCCCGCCACGGCCGAGGACTGGGAGACGGAGTACCTGTCCTACGACATCGCCGCGGCCGTGGTGGACTCCCTCGACAAGGCCGTCGAGCACATCCGCCTGTGGTCCTCCGGGCACACCGAGGCCATCGTCACCACCTCCCAGGCGGCGGCCCGCCGTTTCACCCGGCTGGTGGATTCGACGACGGTGGCCGTGAACGCGTCCACCCGCTTCACCGACGGCGGCCAGTTCGGTTTCGGCGCCGAGATCGGGATCTCCACGCAGAAGCTGCACGCCCGGGGCCCGATGGGGCTGCCCGAGCTGACCTCGACCAAGTACATCGTGACGGGGGACGGTCACACCCGGTGA
- a CDS encoding SCO2584 family spore wall biosynthesis protein — protein sequence MPDDVGGRPFPDGREPDDDRGGADQDFASVVFDEDFVRAAEIHEPSAVERLLAAAQARAEAEAARARSGAVPADDDLYDDGYGPAGEHGREHPYGDLDPDGLDRYADPYGPHGGALRPYRGSARWHRPVAWVLAVVMGVGMVALAFTAVYRGAAANRQDRVPTPATTGVDAPAKGAVPDRVTGPSASAQYSAPPVSAAPRMP from the coding sequence GTGCCGGACGACGTGGGGGGCAGGCCGTTCCCGGACGGCCGGGAGCCTGACGACGACCGCGGAGGCGCGGACCAGGACTTCGCCTCCGTGGTGTTCGACGAGGACTTCGTACGGGCGGCCGAGATCCATGAACCGAGCGCCGTGGAGCGGCTGCTCGCGGCCGCACAGGCACGTGCCGAGGCCGAGGCGGCCCGTGCCCGCTCCGGGGCCGTCCCCGCCGACGACGACCTCTACGACGACGGTTACGGCCCCGCGGGCGAACACGGCAGGGAGCACCCCTACGGGGACCTCGACCCCGACGGCCTCGACCGCTACGCGGACCCCTACGGACCGCACGGCGGCGCGCTGCGGCCCTACCGGGGCTCGGCCCGCTGGCACCGGCCTGTCGCCTGGGTCCTCGCCGTGGTGATGGGCGTCGGCATGGTCGCCCTGGCCTTCACGGCCGTGTACCGGGGAGCGGCCGCCAACCGCCAGGACCGCGTCCCGACACCCGCCACCACCGGTGTCGACGCGCCCGCCAAGGGCGCCGTCCCCGACCGGGTCACGGGCCCCTCCGCCTCGGCCCAGTACTCCGCGCCTCCCGTCTCTGCGGCCCCCCGCATGCCCTGA